Proteins encoded together in one Prochlorococcus marinus str. MIT 9211 window:
- the pheS gene encoding phenylalanine--tRNA ligase subunit alpha, translating to MSETVSLRQLTNQLDLLEEKAVKDISQAVEEKSLEELRVGFLGKKGSVSKILGSMGSLSGEERPVIGQRANLLKNQIQKLISERLNDLKTKALRELVAKETIDITVPVKGIPLGHRHPLITTTEQIVDLFCGLGYSVEEGPEVENDYYNFAALNIPEDHPARDMQDTFYLGGNLLLRTHTSPVQIRYLEKTPPPVRIVSPGRVYRRDAVDATHSPVFHQVEVLAIDEGLDFSHLRGTVMAFLKAFFGDLPVRFRASYFPFTEPSAEVDVQWRGKWLEVMGCGMVDPSVLEGLGIDSEKWTGFAAGLGVERFCMVRHGIDDIRRLYTSDLRFLEQF from the coding sequence GTGAGCGAAACTGTATCTCTTAGGCAGCTTACTAATCAACTAGATCTTTTAGAGGAAAAGGCTGTAAAAGACATTTCACAGGCCGTTGAAGAGAAATCACTTGAGGAATTAAGAGTTGGTTTTCTTGGTAAAAAAGGAAGTGTTTCCAAGATTCTTGGCTCTATGGGATCACTGAGTGGAGAAGAGCGTCCAGTAATTGGTCAGAGAGCAAATTTATTAAAGAATCAAATCCAAAAACTCATTTCTGAAAGATTAAATGATTTAAAAACGAAAGCTCTTCGTGAATTGGTTGCTAAAGAAACTATTGATATCACTGTTCCCGTCAAAGGAATCCCTTTAGGACATAGACACCCTTTGATTACAACCACAGAACAAATTGTCGATTTGTTCTGTGGGTTAGGGTATTCAGTTGAAGAGGGACCTGAGGTTGAGAATGATTACTACAACTTTGCGGCTTTAAATATTCCTGAGGACCATCCGGCTAGAGATATGCAGGATACATTTTATTTAGGAGGGAACTTACTGCTTCGTACTCATACTTCTCCAGTACAAATTCGTTATTTGGAAAAGACTCCCCCACCAGTAAGGATAGTTTCTCCTGGAAGGGTTTATAGGCGTGATGCTGTTGATGCGACTCATTCGCCTGTATTCCATCAGGTTGAAGTTTTAGCAATAGACGAAGGACTTGACTTCAGTCATTTGCGGGGGACAGTTATGGCTTTCTTAAAAGCATTTTTTGGCGATTTACCAGTGCGATTTAGGGCAAGTTATTTTCCATTTACTGAGCCATCTGCCGAGGTTGATGTTCAATGGAGAGGTAAATGGCTTGAAGTTATGGGATGTGGCATGGTTGATCCTTCAGTATTAGAAGGACTTGGAATTGATTCTGAAAAGTGGACAGGTTTTGCTGCAGGCCTTGGAGTTGAACGCTTTTGTATGGTTCGTCATGGCATAGACGATATAAGACGTCTTTATACGAGTGATTTAAGGTTCCTTGAACAGTTTTAG
- the surE gene encoding 5'/3'-nucleotidase SurE — protein sequence MKPLKILISNDDGVFAEGIRTLAGAAAFRGHQVTVVCPDQERSATGHGLTLHSPIRAEKANELFGKGVSAWGCNGTPADCVKLALNEILPEKPDLILSGINHGPNLGTDIFCSGTVAAALEGTLAGIPAIAISIASFQWRDFSFASQLALEIAEEALTKNWPQKLLLNINTPPCKSSEMGQLGWTRLSIRQYEEQFTRRIDPRGNPYYWMAGNAVKDIDSAGDGPSQWPSDVAQIESNSPSITPIEPDLFWRGNISDLPAINLKNYFSR from the coding sequence ATGAAACCTTTGAAAATTCTAATTAGTAATGACGATGGGGTCTTTGCTGAAGGGATAAGAACGCTTGCAGGCGCTGCAGCATTTAGAGGCCACCAAGTCACAGTGGTTTGTCCAGATCAAGAACGTTCTGCGACTGGTCACGGGCTTACCTTACATTCACCAATAAGAGCCGAAAAAGCAAATGAGTTATTTGGGAAAGGAGTGAGCGCATGGGGGTGTAATGGAACGCCTGCAGATTGCGTGAAGCTTGCTTTAAATGAAATTCTTCCAGAGAAACCTGATCTAATTCTTTCTGGAATAAATCATGGACCAAATTTAGGAACTGATATTTTTTGTTCTGGAACAGTTGCAGCTGCACTTGAGGGAACTCTTGCTGGCATTCCTGCTATAGCCATAAGCATAGCCAGTTTCCAGTGGCGTGATTTTTCTTTTGCAAGTCAACTGGCTTTAGAAATTGCAGAAGAGGCTCTAACCAAAAACTGGCCTCAAAAGTTGCTTTTGAATATAAATACTCCACCTTGCAAATCCTCAGAAATGGGTCAATTAGGTTGGACCAGACTTTCAATCAGGCAATACGAAGAACAATTCACTAGGCGGATAGACCCTAGAGGCAATCCTTACTATTGGATGGCTGGGAATGCAGTTAAAGACATTGATTCGGCAGGAGATGGTCCCTCTCAGTGGCCAAGTGATGTAGCTCAAATCGAATCAAATTCTCCATCAATTACACCAATAGAACCTGACCTGTTTTGGCGAGGAAATATCTCAGATCTCCCAGCTATAAACTTAAAAAACTATTTCAGCCGATAA
- a CDS encoding DUF3611 family protein has translation MPDQPDFPLLSLGMRRIGWIRFWIQTILGVVVIGVLLFNNVGSSLARNSERALGLGPGLSLTTFAFFLLLYSLWQGWLIVRAGRAINSPARPSRGETSRLLKRGLIVDLLGLVFSSVGYQSLAGALFVQASMQAPGISLGVGKFDMNNYPITSLEMLSVLSNTQVLFAHLIGLIFSLWLLQRIYRLK, from the coding sequence ATGCCAGACCAGCCCGATTTCCCATTGCTTTCTTTAGGGATGCGAAGAATTGGTTGGATACGTTTCTGGATCCAGACAATTCTTGGAGTCGTTGTCATAGGAGTTTTGCTTTTTAACAATGTTGGCAGCAGCTTGGCAAGAAATTCAGAAAGAGCATTAGGTCTAGGACCTGGTTTGTCATTAACCACTTTTGCATTTTTCTTATTGTTGTACAGCCTTTGGCAGGGATGGTTGATAGTTCGCGCTGGTAGAGCCATTAATAGTCCAGCAAGACCTAGTAGAGGAGAAACCAGTCGATTGTTAAAAAGAGGATTAATTGTCGACCTTTTGGGATTGGTTTTTTCTTCTGTTGGTTATCAGTCTTTGGCAGGTGCTCTATTTGTTCAAGCTTCAATGCAGGCACCTGGAATTTCACTTGGGGTAGGCAAGTTTGATATGAATAATTATCCAATTACTTCGCTGGAAATGCTCTCTGTTTTGAGTAATACGCAGGTTCTGTTTGCTCACTTAATTGGATTAATCTTTTCTCTTTGGTTGCTTCAAAGGATTTATCGGCTGAAATAG
- the ribF gene encoding riboflavin biosynthesis protein RibF yields the protein MIPLCSPSQACLPTAIALGSFDGLHAGHKRVIKEITNSDKGVPTVVSFWPHPREVLYGESRLRLDLPSEKGALLETLGVKQLVLVPFDHYLAELTAEKFFNEVLINKLQSKRIAVGANFRFGKNREGDPYVLKKLCESADLELSIVPILEDAQGRMSSSRIRSELKQGNLKATKDLLGRPYIFRGLVIPGKGLGKTIGWPTANLQVDGRKLLPGIGVYAAWATKLNGKNKFPAVMNLGPQPTIDPLAPSAVEVHLLNQEIDLTQNELIIEPVKRIRSQKKFKDLNTLSEQIGLDAKIAQEILSKI from the coding sequence TTGATTCCTCTCTGTTCTCCGTCACAAGCTTGTCTTCCTACTGCAATAGCTTTAGGAAGTTTTGATGGCCTTCATGCAGGGCACAAAAGAGTTATCAAAGAAATAACCAATTCAGATAAAGGAGTACCAACTGTAGTTAGCTTTTGGCCTCATCCTAGAGAGGTGTTATATGGAGAATCAAGGCTTCGCTTAGACCTCCCATCAGAGAAAGGGGCTCTTCTTGAGACCTTAGGAGTAAAGCAATTAGTGCTAGTGCCTTTCGATCATTATTTAGCAGAGCTAACTGCAGAAAAATTTTTTAATGAGGTACTAATAAACAAACTTCAATCCAAGCGAATTGCTGTGGGAGCAAATTTTCGATTTGGGAAAAATAGAGAAGGAGATCCCTATGTTTTAAAAAAACTTTGCGAAAGTGCTGATTTAGAACTTTCTATAGTCCCTATTCTGGAAGATGCCCAAGGGAGAATGAGTAGCAGCAGAATAAGATCAGAGTTAAAACAAGGCAATTTGAAAGCCACTAAGGATCTGCTAGGCAGACCGTATATCTTTAGAGGATTAGTAATTCCTGGCAAAGGTTTAGGGAAAACTATTGGCTGGCCTACTGCAAACCTTCAAGTTGATGGTAGGAAATTACTCCCAGGGATTGGGGTATACGCTGCCTGGGCAACGAAGCTCAATGGCAAAAATAAATTTCCTGCCGTAATGAATTTAGGACCTCAACCAACAATTGACCCATTAGCACCCTCAGCAGTAGAAGTACATTTGCTAAATCAAGAAATTGATTTAACTCAGAATGAATTGATTATTGAGCCGGTAAAGCGCATTAGAAGTCAAAAGAAATTTAAAGACCTAAATACACTTAGCGAACAAATTGGTCTCGATGCAAAAATTGCTCAGGAGATATTGAGCAAGATCTAA
- a CDS encoding thiamine phosphate synthase has protein sequence MAVIPTPEKHVAQLIDANLDRAREGLRVIEDWCRYGLQRKDLIIIIKDYRHQLGRLHQKTYKQARSAQTDQGSGLTHEAQNDRISPLQIVSANCARVQEALRVIEEFARNIDPELTKAASKIRYEIYDLEINIQEATSGKKRQKELSACKLCLITTPHQELIAKVSAGLKAGVGMVQYRCKKGKDIDKFSEAEKLAVICKDYGALFIVNDRIDIALAVDADGIHIGQEDLPLDIARKLIGPEKLIGVSCHSLEEAQKADKNGSDYIGFGPIFRTTSKPEVAPLGLECLKQISNSINQPCFAIGGINHLNRSKLLSTGVSRIAVIDAIMKAEDPFQASKQLLEI, from the coding sequence ATGGCTGTCATCCCTACTCCTGAAAAACATGTTGCTCAGCTGATAGATGCAAACCTTGATAGAGCAAGAGAAGGTTTAAGAGTCATTGAAGATTGGTGCAGATATGGCCTGCAAAGAAAAGACTTGATAATTATTATTAAGGATTATCGTCATCAATTAGGTCGCCTCCATCAAAAGACTTATAAGCAAGCTCGCTCAGCACAGACTGACCAAGGTTCAGGATTAACTCACGAAGCTCAAAATGATCGTATAAGTCCTCTACAAATCGTGAGTGCTAATTGTGCAAGAGTTCAAGAAGCTCTTCGCGTGATAGAAGAATTTGCCAGAAATATTGATCCAGAGCTTACAAAAGCAGCCTCAAAAATTCGTTATGAGATTTACGATCTAGAAATCAATATTCAAGAAGCAACTTCTGGGAAAAAACGTCAAAAGGAACTCTCAGCTTGCAAATTATGCTTAATAACGACCCCCCACCAAGAGCTTATAGCAAAGGTTTCTGCAGGATTAAAGGCAGGAGTAGGGATGGTGCAATATCGCTGTAAAAAGGGTAAAGACATTGACAAGTTTTCTGAAGCTGAAAAACTTGCTGTGATTTGCAAAGATTATGGTGCTCTCTTTATAGTCAATGACCGAATCGATATAGCTCTAGCCGTAGATGCTGACGGTATTCATATTGGTCAAGAAGACTTACCACTAGATATAGCAAGAAAGCTTATAGGTCCCGAAAAGTTAATAGGAGTTAGTTGCCATTCTCTTGAAGAAGCTCAAAAGGCAGATAAAAATGGTTCTGACTATATAGGCTTTGGTCCTATTTTTCGAACTACTTCAAAGCCAGAGGTTGCTCCACTTGGTCTTGAGTGCTTAAAGCAAATATCAAATTCAATTAATCAACCTTGTTTTGCAATTGGTGGAATCAACCATCTCAACAGATCTAAATTGTTGTCAACTGGAGTCTCTCGAATAGCAGTCATTGATGCCATCATGAAAGCAGAAGACCCTTTTCAAGCAAGCAAGCAGCTACTTGAGATTTGA
- the thiS gene encoding sulfur carrier protein ThiS — MKITVNGLLKVFQNSSTPLSLSEVIKDLGHNPKLIVVEFNGIILPQQDWDNQAVKDGDNLEIVTIVGGGA, encoded by the coding sequence ATGAAAATCACAGTCAATGGACTCCTTAAAGTCTTTCAAAACTCTTCAACGCCTTTATCTCTATCAGAAGTGATCAAGGACCTTGGTCATAATCCAAAATTAATTGTTGTGGAATTCAATGGGATTATTTTGCCTCAACAAGATTGGGACAACCAAGCCGTTAAAGATGGTGACAACCTAGAGATTGTCACCATTGTTGGAGGTGGTGCCTAG